DNA from Triticum aestivum cultivar Chinese Spring chromosome 7D, IWGSC CS RefSeq v2.1, whole genome shotgun sequence:
aatcattgatggtcacgaacagcaacgcctttaggtcaaattcttcccccatgtgctcatcccacgcacgtacacctgttccattccacggctgtaagagttcttcaactaatggccttaggtacacatcaatgtcgttgccgggttgcttagggccttggatgagaattggcatcacactgaacttccgcttcatgcacatccatggaggaaggttatacatacatagagtcacgggccaggtgctgtgattgctgctctgctccccaaaaggattaatgccatccgcgcttaaagcaaaccatacgttccttgggtcacttgcaaactcagcccagaactttctctcgattttctccactgtgacccgtcagcgggtgctctcaacttcccgtctttcttacggtcctcactgtgccatcgcatcaacttggcatgctctttgtttctgaacagtcgtttcaaccgtggtattataggagcataccacatcaccttcgcaggaaccctcttcctgcggggctcaccctcaacatcaccagggtcatctcgtctgatcttatatcgcaatgcaccgcataccgggcatgcgttcaaatccttatacgcaccgcggtagaggatgcagtcattagggcatgcatgtatcttctccacctccaatcctagagggcatacgaccttctttgctgcgtacgtactgtagggcaattcgttatcctttggaaacttcttcttcaatattttcagtatcttctcaaatcctttgtctggcacagcattctctgccttccactgcagcaattccagtacgctaccgtgctttgtgttgccatcttcgcaattggggtacaacccttttttgtgatcctctaacatgcgatcgaacttcagcttctccttttcactttcgcactttcccttgcatcaacaatgacccggcggagatcataatcgagcacatcgtctggttcctctggatcttcagcttcctcttgatcttcagcttccccagttgcagcatcaccgtattcagggggcacatagttgtcgtcgtcctcttcttcttcgctgtcttccatcataacccctatttctccgtgcttcgtccaaacattatagtgtggcatgaaacccttataaagtaggtgggtgtgaaggattttcttgtcagagtaagacctcgtattcccacaattagggcatggacaacacataaaaccattatgcttgtttgccttagccacttcgagaaaattatgcacgcccttaatgtactcagaggtgtgtgtgtcaccgtacatccattgtcggttcatctgcgtgcattatatataattatgtgtgtcaaaagtaagaaaattagacaattatctatctaaagtaagattttttttctttcagagagaagataagaataagaggcacaccacggtggtgccggcgaagacaaggacggggcgtgacggaccgctaaacctagacaaatctcgaaaaaaatggagcttggaggtcgagcttcgagaggagaaagcttaactagtgtggctcgggcatttcatcaaacacctcacatgcataagaggtgagctagagcacccaaatgcccttcctcgccggccagcaaaaaacagagcactgtggagtgctctgcttgccggcgatggggtatatataggcaactcatttgtcccggttcgtggctgtaaccgggactaaaggctatCCTTCTAtcccggttcctgccacgaaccgggaccaatggttgtgggccaggagcgaggcccattggtcccggttcgtgccaagagccgggacaaatgggcccagacgaaccgggaccaatgcccacgaggccccggccagccccctgggctcacgaaccgggacaaatgcctccattggtcccggttcgtggcagaaccgggactaatgggctggccaggcccgaacgaaagcccctttttctactagtgctttgtCCTAGTTTCATACTTTGGCACATTAATCAAAGTTCCCGCTTCCAAAGAGAACAGATGTAAGAGCGGCATGGGAATCACacaaaacattttctgaaaacagaAAGGTTAACATCTATCGATTGTAACATTCCCATTTAAAAGTCCTTAACATAATTTACAAGTCTGTGACAAAGAAATCAACATTGTTGTTCCTAGCGCATGCACATGGTAAACTGCCAGGGAAGTATTTCATTGGACCCCTATTAGACGAGTAACCGAGAAAGTGCTTCAGATGTCACTTGCATGTTGATGATGGTACTTGGGTGTCAGATCTTCCAACATGTTGTCGAACTTGTGGAAGTCGTGGCACTTCATTTGTTGAACATGGCCATGGTATTGAGACGCCATCAACTCATGATTCCCTTGGTTAAGGCACTGCACGAGTTTACTCAAACTCCACTACGGGGTGAAACCCATGGACTGACCATAGCGGCCGAGTCCACCAACATCTAGTATCGTGCATCGTTTCTTTCCTGGAGGCGTCATTTTTTGCGCACCTATCCAGTTACCCCAGAGGTTTTTTCGCTGTGTGCATCCTCAATTTCTTTACTAGCTCTTGAGATCATGTTGGTCTGGAGTTCAAGGGTAACTCTTATCTTCTCAATATTAATATATTCACTtcaacagaaaaaaaaatcatggCCCTTGAGCCTTGACAAATGTGGAAGAGTGTTTATATCTTAATTTTCGTTGATGATGATGTCATCTTGTAAATTACTAAAATCATAGATCAAGTCCTCCCATAACTCTTATGGCTGAGTAAAAAGGATGAGGATGTCATGGTGATTGTGACAGCCATGCACACGGGCTTTCGCATGGAGAGGGAAGTGCATACGTTCGGTACAGTTTAATTAAGGAGGAGAAACATGAGTGAACCCATGGGCTTAGGGTGTTGAACAAATTACTGGCGAGATCTGGCCATTTTGTTAAGGCCCAGTAGAATTGTCTACTGGCCATAAAAAACTTGGGCCTATTTGAAATTTTGGCCCGATCCAGCCTTCAGCCCAGTATGCATTGCTCTTCCCTCTACTTTAAAAGTCAGAGCTGACCCCCAAACCCTAGAAATAATAAAATTCCCCAAACTCTCCTATGCGCCACCGCCTCCTGCTGGAGCCCATCGTCCCCGGCTTCGTGGAGCTAGACGCGGCGTGATGACTGTGTCCACAAGCTTTCACGATAACTCGATGGAAAGCTAGCAACATTTGGACAGCCATGGCACGGTCGTTGGCCGAATGATGTGCGCGGCGTACGTCCATGGTTGGCGAGGCAGTAGAGCTACATGGACCTATGGGTCCCCTCTGCTGACTATGTCCACGACGGGAAATTAGTTTGGGCGTAGGCATGCTCATCAAGGCGGACAGAATGGGACCCGCGGAGAGTGGAGCAGACGCGTATGTCTGGGAGCATGATTGATGTACTTATTGGAGCAAGACGACTAGTATGTATTGTGGTATTCCCGCTGATAGAAGTTTAGGATTCGTGGTAGTCTCCTAAATAAAATTGTACTGAGCGATTGGTGGTGTATAAGCAATCAATGGATCAGTGCTGTCTAGTTTGATTCTGCTATATTCCATTGTTGTGGGATTAAAAAAATGTGTACAATTTCAGTGTTTTTTTCATTCATATTCTTCAATGTTTCGCTAAAATTTTGGATTATTCCACCCACTCCTTCAACCACTGTCCTCGACATCCCTCCAACCATGCACCAATCAACCCTCGCGCCCACACATAATCACCGCATTGCCTCTGCCAGCGAGGCCTTGGCTAGCAGCATCGCCCTGCCTTCCGAACTTGATGTCGCCCAGGGACACCACGGCCGTCTCTATTCGTTCAATGTACCTTCATCATATCTCGCGGGAATCGACTGAACTGATATTTTTTAAGTTGGAAACCGTACAAAAAACAATACTTCTGCCGCTTGTTCGTATGTATACATATACAATAAGAGTACTAACATTTCCATGCTAGCTTAACCCATGCAAGGTCCAAATTATTATGGAATTTGTGAAGATTATTGATAAGCAAGGCCTTGTTGTGCAAATCAATATTAATAACAGCCAGTCCTGCATGGCTTTTGGGGGCCCCTTTCTTCCTATCCAAATTTGTCTAAGACAACCCCAACCTTCTGCATGGCTTGACGCTGGGAATGCCCGCCACGCTACCTGCACTTGCCAacttggaggtcagcgatgcaagAATGACACGCTCTGGAGAACAACTTTGTCATTGTGGTCCTATGACATATCGCTGTGTTGGTAatatatgtgaaagttgtatactAGGTTATAGCACAAAGATTTTAGACGCCTCCTCCCAGGACGGGCAGCATGTCCTGATGTTCCGTGCTATAGCAACTCCAACCAAGCTGGGTATCACCGTGATCGACGGCTGTGTCCGTCGGGCATCTGCTATTGCAACTCATGCAATAGGCAACACCACCTCGATTTGTGGGTGCATAAGCAATCAATGGATCGGTGTTGTCTAGTTTGATTCTGCTTTATTCCATTGTTGTAGGATTTAAAAAATGTGTACAATTTTGGTCTTCTTTCAGTCATATTTCATCAATTTTTCGTTCAAAAATTCAATTTTCGGATTGTTCCCTCCACCACTCCGACCACTGGCCTAGACATCCCTCCAACCACCCCTCCTTGGGCATCCAGTGACCAACCCTCGTGCCCACGCATAATCACCGCATTGCCTCTGTCTGCGAGGCATTGGTTAGCAGCAGAGCCTTGCCTTGCAAACTCGATGTCGCTCAGGGACACCACGGCCGTCTCTATTCGGTTAATTTACCTTCATCATATCTCtcagaaattgactgaactgatatttTTTAAGCAGGAAACCGTAGAGAAAACAATACTTCTACCGTTTGTCCATATGTATACACTAGGAAaaaggcccgtgcattgcaacgggatgcACATATTTTAGGGATTCAACCTTCTCTAAATTACAAATTCAAAAGGCCACAAATCTTTGGAATGAATAAATGTTAGCAATAAGTATTTCCTAATTGCTTGCATTCTAGACAGTGTTCAATGTGTTCAACTGAAGAAAAAAcaacacaacatgactctacaaagaCGGGCAAGTTTGATGGTATCAATTCCATCACAAAAAGGGTAGTGGATTCAAAGGAAAATAATCACATTAATGACTAATGATTATTCAGTATCTTCTTCCAGTAGTAGAGAAGCACTATCAATAGTCTCAATAAGTTTTTTTTTTGGATATTTTCAGACATAACATTCAGTTATGAGAGGCAGACATGGCTGAGGCAACCCCGTCTATTGCCTTCGAGTAGTAGAGAAACACTATCAATAGTCTCAATAAGCTTTTTGAATATTTCAAAATATTCAGTTTCGAGAGGCGGATATGGCTGAGGCGACCATGCAGTAGCATCCATCTCGTTGTGCATTAGCACTTTACCTGTCAAATTGAGTATCATTCTTACTATCAGGTGCAACCGGTACTGTGTACATATATCAGTGGCGTTGTATCCAGTAAAACTGGTTTTCCGTGAAGATCAGAAAATTTCTGTTGTGGACCATCAGAGATAAGACGAACAACATGGATCATAGATGAGTCTCTAGCAAGCCACTTGAACACCAATTAGTTGATAACGCCCTCTCTTTTATTCACCATCTAGGTGAATAAGTCCTCGAATCTTCATGCGTTTATGAGCTGATAGGATTCGTATTCGATCGTCTGGAGCGCTGCGAACACCTTCTAGACTTCCACCGAAGATTAGGCACTGCCTTCCGCCGACGGGTATCGGTCGTTCAGGTCAGCAGCGATTGGACTGTGACTGCTTCGATGGGCACTCCATCAGCAGCAACTGGCCTTTTGCTGGCGGCGTCTCACACCATGGCCACCCTTCTGCAAACCGCGACTCTCCCTCCACCGTTGGCACCTTGTGCCATGACTTGTCTTGCATGGTTGTAACTTCTAGAAAATTGCTCTGTCCAATTCCACATCTAGTAGGTTTGGCGACTTGTCTTGCATGGCGGTTTGTATCACTTATATCTCTGAATATTCATCTCAATTTGTAGGTTTGGTTGAAGCTCCAAAATATAACATTCAGGCGAGTCAGCAACTCGGCATTCAGGTTAACAGAAGGAAAAATTCATGCTTCGATCTAAAGCCCAAAGAGCTGCGGCTCATTCCGGGCTATGGGTCGTGCCAGCTGCACGCTCGAGAACGAGGTACTCCTTCGCGTCGCCGGCCGCCTTCTTCCCATTGGACACCTCGGTCTCACCAACCCCCTCCTCCTCCAGATAGCGAACGATGGTGTCGAGGCATCGAGCAAAACCGACGCTTGTAGATACTCCTGCTGGACGCACGCCCGCACCGGGGGTCTCGACTCGAGGAAGAGTGTGGGACGTTGGAGTGCCACTGAAACCGCCGAGGGATGGCCTGGTGCAATTTGCCAGCAGTCGGATCTGTAGAAGATGTAAAAGTCATACAACGTCCTCTGCATCCGTCGAACCAATGATGCAGCATCGTGCGTGTGGGCTTCTGCTGCTACCTGTACGACCAAAGCCTGAAGTTCTTCAGCGAAGTAATTTGTCCGCGGAGCTTTGCCTGTGCAGGGCCTCCCGCCGCTTACCCATGCGCTCTCCTCAGTGTCCTCCGGCCCAGTGTTGCGGCCCGTGCCCCGTTTCCACATGCCCATGAGCGGAGCGGTGGAGGACGGCTGGGTTGGGGAGGCGACGTCGGTGGGCAACAAAGCAGCTCCTCGTCGGGCGCCGAGACAGATGCCGAGGAGATGGCGAGGGTTGAGGAGACGCTGAACAGGAGGAGCTCTCCACGTTGTCCATCCCAACCTCTCCAACGGAACCTTGTAGAACTCCTCCAGCGATTCCCCTT
Protein-coding regions in this window:
- the LOC123163634 gene encoding uncharacterized protein; the protein is MGMWKRGTGRNTGPEDTEESAWVSGGRPCTGKAPRTNYFAEELQALVVQIRLLANCTRPSLGGFSGTPTSHTLPRVETPGAGVRPAGVSTSVGFARCLDTIVRYLEEEGVGETEVSNGKKAAGDAKEYLVLERAAGTTHSPE